A stretch of the Verrucomicrobiia bacterium genome encodes the following:
- a CDS encoding YhcH/YjgK/YiaL family protein: MIHDSLKQWRRLPGLAPHPVWATAFEWLEREAPQAPAGDHSLGGEGFLARVMAYSLKRREEARYESHRRTVDIQYTIEGGEGIEVCSPEVLTALGDYSEEKDVEHFMLPPPGNSWLHNRAGWFTVLLPGEPHLPQLSAPGHLQVRKVVIKIPVARLG; the protein is encoded by the coding sequence ATGATCCACGACTCCCTCAAGCAATGGCGCCGCCTGCCCGGCTTGGCACCGCATCCGGTGTGGGCCACCGCATTCGAATGGCTGGAGCGTGAGGCGCCGCAGGCGCCCGCGGGGGATCATTCCCTGGGCGGCGAGGGGTTCCTCGCCCGCGTCATGGCCTATTCATTGAAGCGCCGGGAGGAGGCCCGGTACGAGAGCCACCGGCGAACCGTGGACATCCAGTACACGATCGAGGGCGGCGAAGGCATTGAGGTTTGCAGTCCGGAAGTTCTGACCGCCCTCGGCGATTATTCCGAGGAGAAGGACGTGGAACACTTCATGCTTCCACCGCCCGGAAATTCGTGGCTTCACAACCGGGCCGGGTGGTTCACCGTGCTGCTCCCCGGGGAGCCCCACCTGCCGCAGCTTTCGGCTCCGGGCCACCTGCAGGTCCGGAAGGTCGTCATCAAGATTCCCGTCGCGCGCCTCGGGTGA
- a CDS encoding hydroxyacid dehydrogenase, with protein MNTLRVGIGPSSFAQEDRRPLEILERAGVTVVPNPTGKRLTEAEVLAFLVENRLDGLLAGLEPLNRRVLEAGRPALKAVARVGIGITNVDVAACQELGIRFSFTPDGPTEAVAEMTLAALLHLVRELGPMDRELHAGRWPKKIGRSLRELTVLVVGYGRIGRAVAAQLHAMGCRLLVCDPFLPDDAGCAHPRVGLADGLARADVVTLHAAGDQVVLGETELNAARRGLIVLNSARGELVDEAALVRALESGQVSKAWFDAFWQEPYRGALLQFEQVLLTPHTGTYTRRCRREMESAAAANLLRDLGLPS; from the coding sequence ATGAACACCCTTCGCGTCGGCATTGGCCCATCCAGTTTCGCCCAGGAGGACCGGCGGCCGCTGGAAATCCTGGAACGGGCGGGCGTCACCGTGGTGCCCAACCCCACCGGCAAACGACTCACCGAAGCAGAAGTGCTGGCATTTCTGGTCGAGAACCGGCTGGACGGACTCCTGGCCGGCCTGGAGCCCCTGAACCGCCGGGTGCTGGAGGCGGGACGTCCTGCGCTGAAGGCCGTCGCGCGGGTTGGCATCGGAATCACCAACGTGGATGTGGCCGCCTGCCAGGAGCTTGGGATCCGCTTCTCGTTCACACCCGACGGACCGACGGAGGCGGTCGCCGAAATGACCCTCGCCGCCCTGCTGCACCTGGTGCGCGAGCTCGGGCCGATGGACCGGGAACTTCATGCGGGACGCTGGCCCAAGAAGATCGGTCGCAGCCTGCGGGAGCTGACCGTGCTGGTCGTCGGCTACGGGCGCATTGGACGTGCCGTGGCGGCGCAACTGCACGCGATGGGATGCCGCCTGCTGGTGTGTGATCCATTCCTGCCGGACGATGCCGGCTGCGCCCACCCGCGAGTGGGGCTGGCGGATGGCCTCGCCCGGGCGGACGTGGTGACCTTGCACGCCGCGGGTGACCAGGTGGTGCTCGGGGAGACGGAACTCAACGCCGCGCGCCGGGGCCTGATCGTGCTCAACTCCGCTCGAGGCGAACTGGTGGATGAAGCCGCCCTGGTGCGTGCGCTGGAATCCGGGCAGGTCTCAAAGGCCTGGTTTGACGCCTTCTGGCAGGAGCCCTATCGCGGTGCGCTGCTGCAGTTTGAGCAGGTGCTGTTGACGCCGCACACCGGCACCTACACCCGGCGCTGCCGCCGCGAGATGGAATCCGCGGCCGCCGCCAACCTCCTGCGCGACCTTGGCCTCCCATCATGA
- a CDS encoding exosortase-associated EpsI family protein gives MRLFLINILFWVAAAGAWAWYHVDPPAPPIRYAFTARTQIPGMRFTPEPVSEAAQDVLATTNLFNGTFTGDGGRRVSAFLGVWSAENSKEMSVVSHTPDICWVGAGWTPVMARHPDQIELEFDGVRLPFECRTFRAPGSLHEELTVWCTLVNGRVSGDTGRFVALPEPGARREERQAPQARRLAGNQFLESLKHRSAGNGEKQFVRFSIRLDGDWERSLRQLQEFGQQWLALEVKRPPTGAAGEP, from the coding sequence ATGCGATTGTTCCTGATCAACATCCTCTTCTGGGTTGCGGCTGCCGGGGCTTGGGCATGGTACCATGTGGATCCTCCGGCGCCGCCCATCCGCTACGCCTTCACCGCGCGAACACAGATTCCAGGCATGCGCTTCACACCGGAACCCGTGAGCGAAGCGGCGCAGGACGTCCTGGCCACGACCAATTTGTTCAACGGAACCTTCACCGGTGATGGCGGCCGGCGCGTGTCGGCGTTTCTGGGTGTCTGGAGCGCGGAGAACTCGAAGGAAATGAGCGTGGTCTCGCACACGCCGGACATTTGCTGGGTGGGGGCCGGATGGACCCCGGTGATGGCGCGGCATCCCGACCAGATCGAGCTCGAATTCGACGGAGTGCGGCTGCCGTTCGAATGCCGGACCTTTCGCGCTCCCGGGAGCCTGCATGAAGAGCTCACCGTCTGGTGCACGCTGGTGAACGGGCGGGTGAGCGGCGACACGGGACGCTTCGTGGCGCTGCCCGAGCCGGGAGCACGACGCGAGGAGCGACAGGCACCGCAGGCACGACGCCTGGCGGGCAACCAGTTTTTGGAGTCCCTGAAACACCGAAGCGCCGGCAACGGGGAGAAGCAGTTCGTTCGCTTTTCCATCCGCCTTGATGGCGACTGGGAGCGGTCGCTCCGGCAGCTCCAGGAGTTCGGGCAGCAGTGGCTGGCGCTGGAAGTCAAGCGACCCCCGACCGGAGCGGCCGGCGAACCGTGA
- a CDS encoding NAD-dependent epimerase — translation MRILVTGAAGFIGYHAARALLARGDVVTGLDNLNDYYDVRLKEARLERLRALPGFTFVRADLADPAAVSGVFRDATPERVLHLGAQAGVRYSLENPAAYGSANLTGFLNMLEACRHHGVQHLVYASSSSVYGANTRMPFSIHQNVDHPLSLYAATKKANELMAHAYSHLYRLPTTGLRFFTVYGPWGRPDMALFLFTRAILEGRPIDVFNEGRMRRDFTYVADIVEGVVRVLDRPPGGDPAWDANAPDPGSSTAPYRVYNIGNDCPVALGDLIGCLERALGRGAGRRLLPMQPGDVPATWADVSDLVRDTGFRPSTPLEEGVRHFVAWYRDFYGV, via the coding sequence ATGCGCATCCTTGTCACCGGAGCCGCCGGCTTCATCGGATACCACGCCGCCCGGGCCCTGCTGGCCCGCGGGGACGTGGTGACCGGACTCGACAACCTCAACGACTACTACGACGTGCGGCTGAAGGAGGCGCGCTTGGAACGGTTGCGCGCCCTGCCGGGGTTCACCTTCGTGCGCGCCGATCTGGCCGATCCGGCGGCGGTGTCGGGGGTCTTTCGGGACGCGACGCCCGAACGGGTGCTCCACCTGGGCGCCCAGGCCGGGGTCCGCTATTCGCTGGAGAATCCTGCCGCGTACGGCTCGGCCAATCTGACCGGCTTCCTGAACATGCTGGAGGCCTGCCGCCACCATGGCGTGCAGCACCTGGTGTACGCCTCGTCGAGCTCGGTTTACGGCGCCAACACGCGGATGCCATTCTCCATCCATCAAAATGTGGATCACCCGCTCAGCCTGTATGCGGCGACCAAAAAGGCCAACGAGTTGATGGCCCACGCCTACAGCCACCTCTACCGGCTGCCCACCACGGGACTCCGGTTCTTCACCGTCTACGGTCCGTGGGGGCGTCCCGACATGGCCCTGTTTCTGTTTACCCGGGCCATTCTGGAGGGACGTCCGATTGACGTGTTTAACGAGGGGCGGATGCGCCGGGACTTCACCTATGTGGCCGACATCGTCGAAGGGGTGGTGCGGGTGCTGGACCGTCCCCCGGGCGGTGATCCGGCCTGGGACGCCAACGCGCCGGATCCCGGAAGCAGCACTGCCCCTTACCGGGTGTACAACATCGGCAATGACTGCCCGGTGGCGCTTGGCGATCTGATCGGGTGCCTGGAGCGCGCCCTGGGACGGGGCGCCGGACGCCGACTCCTGCCGATGCAGCCCGGGGATGTCCCGGCCACATGGGCGGATGTGAGCGACCTGGTCCGCGACACGGGATTCCGCCCCTCCACGCCCCTTGAGGAGGGGGTTCGCCATTTTGTTGCTTGGTATCGGGACTTTTACGGTGTTTGA